A genomic window from Variovorax paradoxus includes:
- the bcsQ gene encoding cellulose biosynthesis protein BcsQ — MVVIPVISSKGGVGKTTIAANLCSALAQRGRQVLAIDLDPQNALRFHIANEPQAGDSGLVEAATGLMPWARAIRQAHAGVMLLPFGDVDDERQIAFEQQLARNPGWLAETLARFGLPGDTLVLLDTPPGPSVYLQQALRAAHFGIVTMLADAGSFATLPIIERMLDKYGRPRADYLGTGYVVNQVDPGKRLNSDVFEMLRQRLRPELLGVLHLDQAVPEALASASPVHRYAPMSQATQDIASCAERLLERIDTGRQAASFPSLRTLEPNR, encoded by the coding sequence ATGGTTGTCATCCCCGTCATTTCCTCCAAGGGCGGTGTAGGCAAGACCACGATCGCCGCCAACCTCTGCAGCGCACTCGCCCAGCGCGGCCGGCAAGTGCTGGCGATCGACCTCGATCCGCAGAACGCCCTGCGCTTCCACATCGCCAACGAGCCGCAGGCCGGCGACAGCGGACTGGTCGAGGCCGCCACAGGCCTGATGCCGTGGGCGCGCGCCATCCGGCAGGCCCATGCCGGCGTCATGCTGCTGCCTTTCGGGGACGTCGACGACGAGCGCCAGATCGCCTTCGAGCAGCAGTTGGCCCGCAATCCCGGATGGCTGGCCGAGACGCTCGCGCGCTTCGGCCTGCCGGGCGACACGCTGGTGTTGCTCGACACCCCGCCCGGCCCCTCGGTGTACCTGCAGCAGGCGCTGCGCGCGGCCCACTTCGGCATCGTCACGATGCTGGCGGACGCCGGCTCCTTCGCCACCCTGCCGATCATCGAGCGCATGCTCGACAAGTACGGCCGGCCGCGCGCCGACTACCTCGGCACCGGCTACGTGGTGAACCAGGTCGACCCGGGCAAGCGGCTCAACAGCGACGTCTTCGAGATGCTGCGCCAGCGGTTGCGCCCTGAACTGCTGGGCGTGCTTCACCTGGACCAGGCAGTGCCCGAGGCACTGGCCTCGGCCTCGCCGGTGCACCGCTATGCGCCGATGAGCCAGGCCACCCAGGACATCGCCTCCTGCGCCGAGCGGCTGCTCGAGCGCATCGACACCGGCCGGCAGGCCGCGTCTTTCCCATCCCTGCGGACCCTGGAGCCGAACCGATGA
- the bcsZ gene encoding cellulose synthase complex periplasmic endoglucanase BcsZ → MQRSPITPSHDRLSGRRALLRAAGLALALPKLVTAAPATAPAQAPAASASAAAAPADTCHPATDWAAFAARHIQPDGRVIDFNTPQQQSTSEGQSYGMFFALVHNDRATFARVLAWTEANLANGSLAKQLPAWQWGRKPEGGWGVLDPNAASDADLWIAYALMEAGRLWNDANYRALGRSLLALAVRDEVIAVPGLGRMLLPWPKSAAGGPLWRLNPSYMPLQLLRYFQQADPTGPWSEVTENTLRMFGAVTPKGFAPDWCAWSQDSRGFVADPQKGAAGSYDAIRVYLWAGMLSDKDPARKMLLLSLRGPGQLLADHQPVPEYVDTTSGAVRGMAPLGFSGAMLPYLKALGATDALAAQVARVPGGRAAPPVAPLPYYEQCLLLFGQAWLDGRYEFGRNGQLQTSWRTLCRSNRPA, encoded by the coding sequence ATGCAACGTTCGCCCATCACGCCTTCCCACGACCGCCTTTCGGGCAGGCGCGCCCTTCTGCGCGCGGCCGGCCTCGCGCTGGCGCTGCCGAAGCTCGTGACAGCGGCACCGGCGACCGCACCGGCCCAAGCGCCCGCGGCTTCCGCATCCGCCGCCGCTGCCCCTGCCGACACGTGCCACCCCGCCACCGACTGGGCCGCCTTCGCCGCGCGCCACATCCAGCCCGACGGCCGGGTGATCGACTTCAACACGCCGCAGCAGCAATCGACTTCCGAAGGCCAGTCCTACGGCATGTTCTTCGCGCTGGTGCACAACGACCGCGCCACTTTCGCGCGCGTGCTGGCATGGACCGAAGCCAACCTCGCGAATGGCAGCCTGGCCAAACAACTGCCGGCCTGGCAATGGGGCCGCAAGCCCGAGGGCGGCTGGGGCGTGCTCGACCCCAATGCCGCGTCGGACGCCGACCTCTGGATCGCCTATGCGCTGATGGAAGCCGGCCGGCTGTGGAACGACGCCAACTACCGCGCACTCGGCCGCAGCCTGCTGGCGCTGGCGGTGCGCGACGAAGTCATCGCCGTGCCCGGGCTCGGCCGCATGCTGCTGCCGTGGCCCAAGTCGGCGGCCGGCGGGCCGCTATGGCGGCTCAACCCGAGCTACATGCCGCTGCAGCTGCTGCGCTACTTCCAGCAGGCCGACCCGACCGGTCCGTGGAGCGAGGTCACCGAGAACACGCTGCGCATGTTCGGCGCCGTCACGCCGAAGGGCTTCGCGCCCGACTGGTGTGCCTGGTCGCAGGATTCGCGCGGCTTCGTGGCCGATCCGCAGAAGGGCGCTGCCGGCAGCTATGACGCGATCCGCGTCTATCTCTGGGCGGGCATGCTGTCCGACAAGGACCCGGCGCGCAAGATGCTGCTGCTGAGCCTGCGTGGCCCGGGCCAATTGCTGGCCGACCACCAGCCGGTGCCCGAGTACGTCGACACCACGAGCGGCGCTGTGCGCGGCATGGCGCCGCTCGGTTTTTCGGGTGCGATGCTGCCTTACCTCAAGGCGCTGGGCGCCACCGACGCGCTGGCCGCCCAGGTCGCCCGCGTGCCGGGTGGCCGCGCCGCACCGCCCGTGGCGCCCTTGCCTTATTACGAACAGTGCCTGTTGCTTTTCGGCCAGGCCTGGCTCGACGGCCGGTACGAATTCGGTCGCAATGGCCAGCTGCAAACCTCATGGAGGACGCTATGCCGTTCCAATCGACCGGCTTGA
- the bcsB gene encoding cellulose biosynthesis cyclic di-GMP-binding regulatory protein BcsB, with product MTFTLRAHRRDASLARAASPSFAASAVLLAIAFAAAGGAVAQPATSAPATASAAASATVRELNLTQLGIDYAVQLRGVSGTVGIPFNVRADELVTAASFKLNYAYSPSLIPELSHLKVTVNDVLVATLAVTRAEAGRPQTADIPIDRRLITEFNRINVELVGHYTRECEDPAHTSLWARIDASSSLKLTVAPLKLANDLAALPQPFFDRRDVRRARIPFVFGAAATGPVLEAAGVVSSWFGALTDYRGATFPVSSGELPTGHAVVFVTPESAIAGLALPAIQGPGLAVVDNPRDATGKLLLVMGRTPDELRTAAAALALNSKAFAGATAAVTAFQEPPARKPYDAPRWIPSDRALQLGELATAANLSVTGYNPDVVRINLQLPPDLFTWRSRGIPLDLQYRYTPRVRPDQSTLNVNVNDNFVGGLPLRSANPAGDSWWNPLAVKLMPDGTLAEHREVILPPLAMGPRSQLRLHYYFEPVGGRCVPQLDNVRGSIDPTSSIDVSGFPHFIAMPELAAYANGGFPFSRMADLSETAVILPDQPNDTDTETYLGLLGQIGRSTGYPALRVKVGRSAEAAQWADKDLLVIGNLQSQPLFTQWADKMPLKRNGAAPELKLDSWIDNAVNFVIGARTRQDLPGSMQIAVSSDGRDAVLAGFESPLRSGRSVIAAITGPDSKEALLNALMTPDLLKSVQGSMTIVRDTQVNSVLGGDTYYVGRLPPIAWVQWHLSRSPLMLAGLVLVLALLGAAVSYAGLQLRARRRLSVGEVKRAK from the coding sequence GTGACGTTCACCCTGCGCGCGCATCGCCGCGACGCGTCCCTTGCCCGCGCAGCCTCGCCCTCGTTCGCCGCCAGCGCCGTCCTGCTTGCGATCGCCTTCGCTGCCGCCGGCGGCGCCGTGGCGCAGCCGGCGACCAGTGCCCCGGCAACCGCATCGGCGGCAGCCAGTGCAACCGTGCGCGAACTGAACCTCACGCAATTGGGCATCGACTACGCCGTGCAGCTGCGCGGTGTCAGCGGCACCGTCGGCATTCCGTTCAACGTGCGCGCCGACGAGCTGGTCACGGCCGCCTCGTTCAAGCTGAACTACGCGTATTCACCCTCGCTGATTCCCGAGCTGTCGCACCTCAAGGTCACGGTCAACGACGTGCTGGTGGCCACGCTGGCGGTAACCCGCGCCGAAGCAGGCCGGCCGCAGACGGCCGACATTCCGATCGACCGCCGCCTGATCACCGAGTTCAACCGCATCAACGTCGAGCTCGTCGGCCATTACACGCGCGAGTGCGAAGACCCGGCCCACACCAGCCTGTGGGCGCGCATCGACGCCTCCAGTTCGCTGAAGCTGACGGTGGCGCCGCTGAAGCTCGCGAATGACCTGGCCGCGCTGCCCCAGCCATTTTTCGACCGCCGCGACGTGCGGCGCGCACGCATTCCCTTCGTCTTCGGCGCCGCCGCCACGGGCCCTGTGCTCGAAGCGGCCGGTGTCGTGTCGTCGTGGTTCGGCGCGCTGACCGACTACCGCGGCGCGACCTTCCCCGTGTCCAGCGGCGAACTGCCCACCGGCCACGCGGTGGTGTTCGTCACGCCGGAGTCGGCCATTGCAGGCCTCGCGCTGCCCGCCATCCAGGGCCCGGGGCTGGCGGTGGTCGACAACCCGCGCGACGCCACCGGCAAGCTGCTGCTGGTGATGGGTCGCACCCCGGACGAACTGCGCACCGCCGCCGCGGCGCTGGCGCTGAACAGCAAGGCCTTCGCGGGCGCGACAGCGGCGGTCACCGCCTTCCAGGAACCGCCGGCGCGCAAGCCCTACGACGCGCCGCGCTGGATTCCGAGCGACCGCGCGCTGCAGCTGGGCGAACTGGCGACGGCCGCCAACCTGTCGGTGACTGGCTACAACCCCGACGTGGTCCGCATCAACCTGCAGCTGCCGCCCGACCTCTTCACCTGGCGCAGCCGCGGCATTCCGCTCGACCTGCAATACCGCTACACGCCGCGCGTGCGGCCCGACCAGTCGACGCTGAACGTCAACGTCAACGACAACTTCGTGGGCGGATTGCCGCTGCGCTCGGCCAACCCGGCCGGCGACAGCTGGTGGAACCCGCTGGCCGTGAAGCTGATGCCCGACGGTACGCTGGCCGAGCACCGGGAAGTGATCCTGCCGCCGCTGGCCATGGGCCCGCGCAGCCAGTTGCGCCTGCACTACTACTTCGAGCCCGTGGGCGGGCGCTGCGTGCCGCAGCTGGACAACGTGCGCGGCTCGATCGACCCGACCTCCAGCATCGACGTGTCGGGCTTCCCGCACTTCATTGCCATGCCAGAACTGGCGGCCTACGCCAACGGCGGCTTCCCGTTCTCGCGCATGGCCGACCTATCCGAGACGGCCGTCATTCTTCCGGACCAACCCAACGACACCGATACCGAGACCTACCTCGGCCTGCTCGGCCAGATCGGCCGCTCCACCGGCTACCCCGCGCTGCGCGTGAAGGTGGGCCGCTCGGCGGAGGCCGCTCAGTGGGCCGACAAGGACCTGCTCGTCATCGGCAACCTGCAGAGCCAGCCGCTGTTCACGCAATGGGCCGACAAGATGCCGCTCAAGCGCAACGGCGCCGCGCCCGAGCTCAAGCTCGACAGCTGGATCGACAACGCCGTCAACTTCGTGATCGGCGCCCGCACGCGCCAGGACCTGCCCGGCTCGATGCAGATCGCGGTGAGCAGCGACGGCCGCGACGCCGTGCTGGCCGGCTTCGAATCGCCGCTGCGCAGCGGCCGCAGCGTGATCGCCGCCATCACCGGCCCCGACTCGAAGGAGGCGCTGCTCAACGCGCTGATGACGCCCGACCTGCTCAAGAGCGTGCAGGGCAGCATGACGATCGTGCGCGACACGCAGGTCAACAGCGTGCTTGGCGGCGACACCTACTACGTTGGCCGCCTGCCTCCGATCGCCTGGGTGCAGTGGCACCTGTCGCGCAGCCCGCTGATGCTGGCCGGGCTGGTGCTCGTGCTTGCGCTGCTGGGGGCGGCCGTGTCGTACGCCGGCCTGCAGTTGCGGGCACGCCGCCGGCTGTCGGTCGGCGAAGTGAAGAGGGCGAAGTAG
- a CDS encoding cellulose synthase subunit BcsC-related outer membrane protein translates to MPFQSTGLKPKRLAPMACLGMLAVLCTANPAHAQADASAALTEQGNYWQAQGRADLAEESWKKLLSVQPQSTDAMYGMAQVELSRGNSEAARSWIARLRTANPNDARIARLQQQSQQPAGQQSTLQRARAAARAGRSAEAVELYRSQFDNRPPPEAMALEYYQVLASTPQGADEGRKGLEQLVKDHPENAGYRLALAQQKTYSEATRRAGIRELAELTKQPAVAGAARAAWRQALIWLDARQPDVPLYQDYLGNNQTDAAVAARLETLTTAKTAAANSPDVPVGEGFKALDRGDANTAEQRFQQALRAKADDTEALGGLGLVRLRQERFAEARELLERAARGGGGKWNSALQSATYWALVGQARAAQARNDTRGAQALYERAVRIDPREPVGQNALADLRAAAGDYAQAEQGYKRVLESRPQNTQALRGLISLYGQTGRPDEALALSRRLTPEQTTQLGGLRDIQVEQARNRARQQAEAGDATGAQRTLEDAMLAAPDSPWVRLDLANIYRRQGLVSEARGVMEGLLMSQPDMPDALYASALLASETGDAAAGIQYLERIPAGSRTRDMAALQRRLWAQSQAARALALARQGQVDAARGVLAQTEAALSADMPAELWGQLAGAYAEIGDAPRALSMSRQLLARTPSPSIGDRLLYASVLLKTRQDIELSATLRQLASANMTAAQRNDFDNLRVAFALRQTDALREAGNLEAAYNAMAPVLAERPNDPQAMAALARLYSAARDEGQALALYQRILQRNPTDLDTLLAAAASASARREHSEAENYVMAALKQAPDQSRVLAAAGRVYRNAGDSRKAEQYLRAAVDAERQVASGGFAPGGVPVQQMPAANPFAGMTGGAPGAAVPAGYPPANGNPFAQARTQPVGYPAAPVAGAYPAAGYPAYPAAGAQAYPPGALPWNSTAPAASDAKGRQSTAKASTRNARNNPSNNVPQASAYAAPSMQPLPQYPVPGMQQVAPVYIPQAQPQPGQPGGYPVYPQANAAYAQANTPRTEPSWNAPLRTAPANTLTSELQELEAQRAVSLTAGTVYRNRAGEAGLSRLSDFQLPVQARFPVGEGKIVVGVTPTVLDAGTPASDYATGSRFGGGPAAALKALTTGASPGQQNASGVGLNVGYEGKNLDAGIGTTPLGFPTTNVVGNVTFKGSFGDSWNYKADISRRAVTDSVLSFAGAKDERTNERWGGVVATGVRGDIGYDDGTYGVYSYLAAHGITGKNVASNSRVETGGGAYLHLINSPGSKLTLGMNIGLMGYEKNLSYYTFGQGGYFSPQSFVSVAFPVDWTGRSDRLSWRVNASLGVQSFTQKTSPYFPTDPSRNSAASSAAVQALALGLSSAAYNNMYASSSKTGLAYNLAAVLEYQLAPKMFLGGALGFNNAQNYRQFTSSIYLRYVFGGSSSIGAPGYDGGSGTTLKPMTSPYTPLL, encoded by the coding sequence ATGCCGTTCCAATCGACCGGCTTGAAGCCGAAGCGTCTCGCACCGATGGCCTGCCTGGGCATGCTCGCCGTGCTGTGCACCGCCAACCCCGCGCATGCACAGGCCGATGCCAGCGCGGCGCTGACCGAACAGGGCAACTACTGGCAGGCCCAGGGCCGCGCCGACCTTGCCGAGGAAAGCTGGAAGAAGCTGCTGAGCGTTCAGCCGCAATCGACCGATGCGATGTACGGCATGGCGCAGGTCGAGCTCTCGCGCGGCAATTCCGAAGCGGCGCGCAGCTGGATCGCGCGGCTGCGCACCGCAAACCCGAACGACGCCCGCATTGCCCGCCTGCAACAGCAGTCGCAGCAACCGGCCGGCCAGCAAAGCACGCTGCAGCGCGCCCGCGCCGCAGCGCGTGCCGGCCGCTCCGCCGAGGCGGTGGAGCTGTACCGCAGCCAGTTCGACAACCGCCCGCCGCCCGAAGCGATGGCGCTTGAGTACTACCAGGTGCTGGCCAGCACGCCGCAAGGCGCCGACGAGGGCCGCAAGGGCCTGGAGCAGCTGGTGAAGGACCACCCGGAGAACGCCGGCTACCGTCTTGCATTGGCCCAGCAGAAAACCTACAGCGAAGCCACGCGCCGTGCAGGCATCCGCGAACTGGCCGAGCTGACGAAGCAGCCCGCCGTGGCCGGCGCCGCGCGCGCGGCCTGGCGCCAGGCACTGATCTGGCTGGACGCGCGCCAGCCCGACGTTCCTCTCTACCAGGACTATCTGGGCAACAACCAGACCGACGCTGCCGTGGCCGCACGGCTTGAAACGCTCACCACCGCCAAGACGGCGGCGGCCAATTCACCCGACGTGCCCGTGGGCGAAGGCTTCAAGGCACTGGACCGCGGTGACGCGAACACCGCCGAGCAGCGCTTCCAGCAGGCGCTGCGCGCCAAGGCGGACGACACCGAGGCGCTGGGCGGCCTGGGCCTCGTGCGGCTGCGCCAGGAGCGCTTTGCCGAGGCACGGGAGCTGCTGGAGCGAGCAGCGCGCGGCGGCGGCGGCAAATGGAATTCGGCACTGCAAAGCGCCACCTACTGGGCGCTGGTCGGACAGGCCCGCGCCGCGCAAGCCAGGAACGACACGCGCGGTGCGCAGGCTCTCTACGAGCGCGCCGTGCGCATCGACCCGCGCGAGCCCGTGGGCCAGAACGCGCTGGCCGACCTGCGCGCCGCCGCCGGCGACTACGCCCAGGCCGAGCAGGGCTACAAGCGCGTGCTCGAGAGCAGGCCGCAGAACACGCAGGCGCTGCGCGGCCTGATCTCGCTGTACGGCCAGACGGGCCGCCCCGACGAGGCGCTGGCCCTGTCCCGCCGCCTCACGCCCGAACAGACCACCCAACTCGGCGGCCTGCGCGACATCCAGGTCGAGCAGGCGCGCAACCGCGCCCGCCAGCAGGCCGAGGCCGGCGATGCCACTGGCGCGCAGCGCACGCTCGAAGATGCGATGCTCGCCGCGCCCGACAGCCCGTGGGTGCGGCTGGACCTGGCCAACATCTATCGCAGGCAAGGCCTGGTGTCCGAGGCGCGCGGCGTGATGGAAGGGCTGCTGATGTCGCAACCCGACATGCCCGACGCGCTGTACGCCAGCGCCCTGCTCGCCTCCGAGACCGGCGATGCGGCGGCGGGCATCCAGTACCTCGAACGCATTCCTGCCGGCTCGCGCACACGCGACATGGCCGCGCTGCAACGCCGCCTGTGGGCGCAGTCGCAGGCTGCGCGCGCGCTGGCACTGGCCCGCCAGGGCCAGGTCGACGCTGCGCGCGGTGTGCTCGCGCAGACCGAGGCGGCGCTCAGCGCCGACATGCCGGCCGAACTGTGGGGCCAGCTCGCGGGCGCCTACGCCGAGATCGGCGATGCGCCGCGCGCCCTTTCCATGAGCCGCCAGCTGCTGGCACGCACGCCGAGCCCGAGCATCGGCGACCGGCTGCTGTATGCGTCGGTGCTGCTCAAGACCAGGCAGGACATCGAGCTGTCGGCCACGCTGCGTCAACTGGCGAGCGCCAACATGACGGCCGCCCAGCGCAACGACTTCGACAACCTGCGCGTGGCCTTCGCGCTGCGCCAGACCGACGCCCTGCGCGAAGCCGGCAACCTCGAGGCTGCCTACAACGCCATGGCGCCGGTGCTCGCCGAGCGGCCGAACGACCCGCAGGCGATGGCCGCACTGGCACGCCTGTATTCGGCGGCGCGAGACGAAGGCCAGGCGCTGGCGCTGTACCAGCGCATCCTGCAACGCAACCCGACCGACCTCGACACCCTGCTCGCCGCCGCCGCCAGCGCCAGCGCGCGGCGCGAACACAGCGAGGCCGAGAACTACGTGATGGCCGCGCTGAAGCAGGCGCCCGACCAGTCGCGCGTGCTCGCGGCGGCCGGCCGCGTCTACCGCAACGCGGGTGACAGCCGCAAGGCCGAGCAGTACCTTCGTGCCGCGGTGGACGCCGAACGGCAGGTCGCCTCTGGCGGCTTCGCGCCGGGCGGCGTGCCCGTGCAACAGATGCCCGCTGCCAATCCGTTCGCCGGCATGACTGGCGGCGCGCCGGGCGCGGCCGTGCCCGCGGGCTATCCACCCGCCAACGGCAACCCGTTCGCGCAGGCGCGCACGCAGCCGGTGGGTTATCCGGCGGCACCGGTCGCCGGGGCTTATCCGGCGGCAGGGTATCCCGCTTACCCCGCGGCAGGCGCGCAGGCCTACCCGCCAGGTGCCCTGCCCTGGAATTCGACGGCGCCCGCCGCATCGGACGCCAAGGGCCGCCAGTCGACGGCCAAGGCGTCGACGCGCAACGCGCGCAACAACCCGAGCAACAACGTGCCGCAAGCCTCGGCCTACGCTGCACCATCGATGCAGCCCTTACCGCAGTATCCGGTGCCAGGCATGCAGCAGGTTGCGCCGGTCTACATTCCGCAGGCGCAGCCTCAACCCGGTCAACCTGGCGGCTATCCGGTCTATCCGCAGGCCAACGCCGCCTATGCGCAGGCCAACACACCGCGCACCGAGCCGAGCTGGAATGCACCGCTGCGCACCGCGCCTGCCAACACGCTGACCTCGGAGCTGCAGGAACTGGAGGCGCAGCGCGCGGTGAGCCTCACGGCAGGCACGGTCTACCGCAACCGCGCGGGCGAGGCCGGCCTGAGCCGGCTCTCCGATTTCCAGTTGCCGGTGCAGGCGCGCTTCCCGGTCGGCGAAGGCAAGATCGTCGTGGGCGTGACGCCCACGGTGCTCGACGCCGGCACGCCCGCCAGCGACTACGCAACGGGCAGCCGCTTCGGCGGCGGCCCCGCGGCGGCCCTCAAAGCACTGACCACCGGCGCATCGCCTGGCCAGCAGAACGCGTCCGGCGTCGGCCTGAACGTGGGCTACGAAGGCAAGAACCTCGATGCCGGCATCGGCACCACGCCGCTGGGCTTTCCCACCACCAACGTGGTCGGCAACGTCACGTTCAAGGGAAGCTTCGGCGACTCCTGGAACTACAAGGCCGACATCTCCCGCCGCGCTGTGACCGACAGCGTGCTGTCGTTCGCGGGCGCGAAGGACGAGCGCACCAACGAGCGCTGGGGCGGCGTGGTCGCCACCGGCGTGCGCGGCGACATCGGCTACGACGACGGCACCTACGGCGTGTACAGCTACCTGGCGGCGCACGGCATCACCGGCAAGAACGTGGCCAGCAACTCGCGCGTGGAAACCGGCGGCGGCGCGTACCTGCACCTGATCAACAGCCCCGGCTCCAAGCTCACGCTGGGCATGAACATCGGGCTGATGGGCTACGAGAAGAACCTCAGCTACTACACATTCGGCCAGGGCGGCTACTTCAGCCCGCAGAGCTTCGTGAGCGTGGCCTTCCCCGTCGACTGGACCGGCCGCAGCGACCGGCTCTCGTGGCGCGTGAACGCGTCGCTCGGGGTGCAGTCGTTCACCCAGAAGACATCGCCCTACTTCCCTACGGATCCGTCGCGCAACAGCGCGGCGTCTAGCGCGGCCGTACAGGCGCTGGCGCTGGGCCTGAGCAGCGCGGCATACAACAACATGTATGCCAGCAGCTCCAAGACCGGCCTTGCCTACAACCTGGCTGCGGTGCTCGAGTACCAGCTGGCGCCGAAGATGTTCCTGGGCGGCGCGCTGGGCTTCAACAACGCGCAGAACTATCGGCAGTTCACGAGCAGCATCTATCTGCGCTACGTGTTCGGCGGTTCGAGCAGCATCGGGGCGCCCGGGTATGACGGCGGAAGCGGCACCACGCTGAAACCCATGACCTCGCCCTATACGCCGTTGCTCTGA
- the bcsA gene encoding UDP-forming cellulose synthase catalytic subunit, protein MKSARSVPLQQPAPRPAPAILRLLPVRILGWIVALTMLPALIIAPMTLEQQIVLSVGIFLAALVTNRFRGRFASLVLIFLSVVVSSRYTYWRVTETMFMDNPVDLVLGVGLLVAELYAFVVLLLGYVQTAWPLERKPVPLPEDPAEWPTIDLLIPTYNEALSVVRSTVLAAQLIDWPRDKIKIFVLDDGRREEFRVFCEQVGVTHVTRDNNRHAKAGNINAALKNTTGEFVAIFDCDHIPTRSFLQIAMGWFGRDPKLGMVQLPHYFFSADPFERNLDTFGKVPNEGELFYGLIQDGNDLWNATFFCGSCAVLRRNIVEEVGGIAVETVTEDAHTALKMHRLGYSTAYLALPQAAGLATESLSGHVGQRIRWARGMAQIFRIDNPLFGRGLHWAQRLCYVNAMLHFLYGLPRLIYLTAPLAYLYFGASVIHASASMIFAFALPHILHANLTNSRIQGRFRYLLWNEVYEAVLAWYIFRPTLVALINPKLGSFNVTAKGGLIQEEYFDSTIAKASLVLLALNFVGVCLGAWRLSWVDPQNIATVWLNLAWTIYNMMILGACVAAANESRQLRGAHRVELVLPATLYFADGRSLRCNTFDFSSGGLGVDLPQDMKLDAETPVVVALYRDDQESRFASTVRFSSGKRLGLRFAPMSFAQERALVQCTTARADIWAARWGNHPRVPIHRVLGHLISISGTGFRDMFSHYYRAATSRLRPAKAKEST, encoded by the coding sequence ATGAAAAGCGCCCGGTCTGTCCCTCTGCAGCAGCCCGCGCCACGGCCGGCGCCCGCCATCCTGCGCCTGCTGCCCGTGCGCATCCTCGGCTGGATCGTCGCCCTGACGATGCTGCCCGCGCTGATCATCGCGCCCATGACCCTGGAGCAGCAGATCGTGCTGTCGGTGGGCATCTTCCTGGCGGCGCTCGTTACCAACCGGTTTCGCGGCCGCTTTGCCAGCCTGGTGCTGATCTTCCTGTCGGTCGTCGTGTCCTCGCGCTACACCTACTGGCGCGTGACCGAGACCATGTTCATGGACAACCCGGTCGACCTGGTGCTGGGCGTGGGCCTGCTGGTGGCCGAGCTGTACGCCTTCGTGGTTCTGCTGCTGGGCTACGTGCAGACCGCCTGGCCGCTGGAGCGCAAGCCGGTGCCGCTGCCGGAAGACCCGGCCGAGTGGCCGACCATCGACCTGCTCATCCCGACCTACAACGAGGCGCTGTCGGTGGTGCGTTCCACGGTGCTGGCCGCGCAGCTGATCGACTGGCCGCGCGACAAGATCAAGATCTTCGTGCTCGACGACGGCCGGCGCGAGGAGTTCCGCGTGTTCTGCGAGCAGGTCGGCGTGACCCACGTCACGCGCGACAACAACCGCCACGCCAAGGCCGGCAACATCAATGCCGCATTGAAGAACACCACCGGCGAGTTCGTCGCGATCTTCGACTGCGACCACATCCCCACGCGCTCGTTCCTGCAGATCGCCATGGGCTGGTTCGGGCGCGACCCGAAGCTGGGCATGGTCCAGCTGCCCCACTATTTCTTCTCGGCCGACCCGTTCGAGCGCAACCTCGACACCTTCGGCAAGGTGCCCAACGAAGGCGAGCTGTTCTACGGCCTGATCCAGGACGGCAACGATCTCTGGAACGCCACATTCTTCTGCGGCTCCTGCGCGGTGCTGCGCCGGAACATCGTCGAGGAAGTCGGCGGCATCGCGGTGGAGACCGTGACGGAAGACGCCCACACGGCACTGAAGATGCACCGCCTGGGCTACAGCACGGCCTACCTGGCGCTGCCGCAGGCGGCCGGCTTGGCCACCGAAAGCCTCTCGGGCCACGTGGGCCAGCGCATTCGCTGGGCGCGCGGCATGGCGCAGATCTTCCGCATCGACAACCCGCTGTTCGGGCGCGGCCTGCACTGGGCGCAGCGCCTTTGCTACGTGAATGCGATGCTGCACTTCCTGTACGGCCTGCCGCGGCTCATCTACCTGACGGCGCCGCTGGCGTACCTGTACTTCGGCGCGAGCGTGATCCACGCCTCGGCATCGATGATCTTCGCCTTCGCGCTGCCTCACATCCTGCACGCCAACCTGACCAACAGCCGCATCCAGGGGCGCTTTCGCTACCTGCTGTGGAACGAGGTGTACGAGGCGGTGCTGGCCTGGTACATCTTCCGCCCGACGCTGGTGGCACTCATCAACCCCAAGCTCGGCAGCTTCAACGTGACGGCCAAGGGCGGCCTGATCCAGGAAGAGTATTTCGACAGCACCATCGCCAAGGCCAGCCTGGTGCTGCTGGCGCTGAACTTCGTGGGCGTGTGCCTGGGCGCGTGGCGCCTGAGTTGGGTCGACCCGCAGAACATCGCCACCGTCTGGCTCAACCTGGCCTGGACCATCTACAACATGATGATCCTGGGCGCCTGCGTGGCGGCGGCCAACGAGTCGCGCCAGCTGCGCGGCGCGCACCGCGTGGAGCTCGTGCTGCCGGCCACGCTGTACTTCGCCGACGGCCGCTCGCTGCGCTGCAATACCTTCGACTTCTCCAGCGGCGGCCTGGGCGTGGACCTGCCGCAGGACATGAAGCTCGATGCGGAAACCCCGGTCGTGGTTGCGCTGTACCGCGACGACCAGGAGTCGCGCTTTGCCTCCACGGTGCGCTTCAGCAGCGGCAAGCGCCTGGGCCTGCGCTTCGCGCCGATGAGCTTCGCGCAGGAACGCGCACTCGTGCAGTGCACGACTGCGCGCGCCGACATCTGGGCCGCCCGCTGGGGCAACCATCCGCGCGTGCCGATCCACCGCGTGCTCGGCCACCTCATCAGCATCAGCGGCACCGGCTTTCGCGACATGTTCAGCCACTACTACCGTGCAGCCACCTCGCGGCTGCGTCCTGCCAAAGCGAAGGAATCCACGTGA